TCTTAGCAACGGTGTTATTAAATTAATCGGAAAGAAAAATACAGTTCTACTTGGACTGCTTCTTATCTTCATATTTGGTATAGTTCCAGCCTTTACAACTAACTTCAAAGTTGTTTTAATCAGTAGATTACTTCTTGGTGCTGGTATCGGATTATTCAACTCACTTTCAATCAGTATGATTAGTGATTTCTTTGATGAAGAACACCGTGGTACTATGATCGGATTAAGAACTGCATTTTTAAATATAGGTAAAGCTCTAACTACTTTTATTTCAGGATACTTACTAATCTACGGTATTCAATATACATTTTTAGTTTACGCTTTAGCACTTCCTATATTTATAATTTTCCTATTATTTGTACCGAATTCTGAAAATGTCAATAATAAAAAAGTTAGCATTAAGTTTCATAAAGAAACTATCGTTCTAACTCTTTTAACATTTTTAGTAGGAATCTCATACATGGGAGCAACTATTAAAATACCTACACTACTAGCAGAAAAATATCATTACCAACCAGATGTTGCTAGAAATCTACTTACAATCTTAGCTTTAAGTGGTATACTTTCTGGAGTCATCTTTGGTATTCTTGTTAAGAGATTCAAAAATCTAACTTTACCAATAATGTTAAGTTTCATGACAATTGGAGGTATATTATTTGCTTTAACAAACAATATTATTATCTTCTACATCGCAGCTATTTTTATTGGAATAAGCTTCGTAGGAACTATGTCATTCAACTTCTTCTACATTTCAAATAAGTTAGATAATAAATTTATCAACTTTGCAACAAGTGTAATTTTAGTTGGTGGAAATATTGGTGTTATCCTTACTCCTGTAGTGCTGACAAAAATACCGGAAGCCCTACACTTAGAAAAATATACAACACCATTCTTCATTACTACTGCTCTAATGCTAATTTCTACATTAGTTAGTTATGCAGTATTAAGAAACAAGAAATAAAATCTAAAACTTAAAAGGAGAACCTCTTTGATACTAATATCTCAGATGTTCTCCTTTTTATTAACTATTAAGTAGCTCTTTATTTTTCTCTAAAAATTCTTTTAATTCATTATCTGGTACTTGTCTTGCTAATACTAGTGTACGTAATGCAACATCATCTAATCTACAAGTACAAAAGACAGTCATATTATCCTCTCCAGAAATCTTGCTATTTTCTAGCCAATTCTTAGCTCCTTCTTTAAACAGCTTGATAAATTCTCCTTTTTTATCTGAAGTAGTTGGAATTTGATATAAATTTGTAAATTCATTTACAACTTTCACACCAGTTACTTCATAATAATACTTTCTTTCAGAAGTTTCCATAACAATAACTCTATGGCTATCAAAATAATCTTTTTTTCCAAACCAATTCATATTGTTAAATACTCTAGTATCTAAAGTAATTTTCTTTTCCTCGATTCCAGCTCTTGCATGCCCAAAAACCCATTTCACATCACTCTTAGTTAGATCTGGTTGATTCTCATAGTCCATGAAAACTGCTCCTATATATGGGGCAGGTTTATTATCTAAACCATATTCCAAATATTTAGAATTATTTGTTGTTTGTAACATCGGTTCTTTTAAGGAATCTTTTCCATCACCTGGTACATACATATAACCGATGACCTCTTTATTGATTGCCTTTAACTCATTAAATTTCTTTTCTAAGTATTCTTTCTCCGCTTTATCTACAACATATTTTTCTTCTTGTTTTTTAGTTTCTTTTTTATTTATTTGAACTTGAGACTCAGTAGAACTTGTACTTGAATTAAAATATGAGTAAGCTCCATACGAACCACCAATTAAAATAACAACTAGTAGTAGATATTTCAATATATTTCTTAATATTGATTTACTATTTTTCATAAAGTCTTTCCTTTCTAAAAATTATCTCTTTGTGTCTAAATTATAAATTAGATTATATCATATTTACATAAATTTCTTCAAAAGATTGTATTACTAGTTTGAAAATTAATTTTTATCCAGAATCATTCTTTTAGAATTCAAAAAAAGAGTGATTAAAAATCATTTGATATTTTAAATCACTCTTATTATGGTTTATTTTATTATTATTTTAAACTTGTCTAATATTTACAAAGTCAGTAGGTGGAACATTGTCTTTTCCTAAATCTGGTTGTCCAGCTGTAATTAGAATTAAATCTCCTTCTTTTGCTAAACCAGACTCTTTAGAAAAATTCGGTGCACAATTTAGCATTTCTTCCATTGATAGTGTTTTTTCTTCTATAAATGTAGTAACACCTCGTGTTAATGCTAATTTTCTAGCTTTTTGTTTAGTTGGTACTACTGCTAATATTGGAACTTTTGGTCGGTATCTTGCGATAAATTTCGCAGTACTTCCTGACTTCGTATAAGTTACGATATTATTTACATCAACAGAATCAAGAAGATATTTAGTTGATAATGAGATTGCATGCGCAATATTCATTTTATGATGTTTATATTCTTCCGAATCATCATCTTTTACTATATCTTGATTTTCGATGTAGGTAATAATTCTATCAACTGTCTCTAATGCTTCTTTTGGATAATTCCCTATTGCTGTTTCTTCGATTAGCATTATTGCATCAACACCATCTATAATTGCATTAGCTACATCAGATACTTCTGCACGTGTCGGTCTTGGATTATAGATCATTGAATGAAGCATCTGCGTTGTTAAGATTACTTCTTTTGTCGAATCATTAGCTTTTCTAATAATTTCTTTTTGGATACTAGGTAAATTTTGGTAAGGTAATTCCATACCTAGCTCATCCCTATTAATCATTATTGAATCTGCAAATTGAATAATCTCATCGATATTTTCATATGCTTCTTTACAATCTATTTTTACAATTAATCCAATATCTTTCTTCTCATTAGCTTGAAGTATACTTTTTACTTTTCTAATTTCATCCAAATTACTAACAAATGGGCAGGCAACAAAATCAACATCATTTTGACAAGCAAAATGAACATTGTTCTCTTCAATTTTTATAAGTTTATATTTACTTTCTGCATATATATGATCTAAATCATAAATAATTGCAGTATTTTTATTTAATTTTTCTCTTAATTCTTTAATTTTATTAATTCTAAAATCACACTCTTCTGCGCATCCATAATAATTATCGATTAAGATAGCATCTGCCCCATTTTCTATAATATATTCTAATAATTCTTCTGTACTGTTTCCTAAAGTTGCGATAATTTTTGCCTTTCTAGTCATAATATACCTACCTTATCTTTAAAACGTTTTCTTTTAAAAATATTATAACACATCAAATTATTATTTTCTAGATAATTTTTTAAAATTATAATCCTTGATTATTATAATTTCCTTAAACATTTTTTATTAACAATTTTAATCTATACTCTACTGACATTCTTAAAACAATTATTTTAACAAGTTTTAGAGTTGTATTTGAATATTATAATATCAATAATTATTCAAAATATAAAAATAAAAAAGAAACCGTACCTAATTAACTACAGTTTCTTTTTTTCTATATTTCATATGTTAATTAATCAATAATTCAATACATTAAATTATTATTTCTTTTTTAAGTGCTGCTACTCCTGATTCAAGATAATCTAAAAATTCACCAAATAAGTTTTCCATCTCTGCATATGAGTTTAAAGTATTTAATTCTTTTTTAACTTTCGCTCCACCTTTAATACCTTTCATGTAGTATGCAGCATGTTTTCTCATCTCATGTACAGCAACTTTTTCAGGTTTAATTTCCATAAGCCTTCTTAAGTGTAATAAACATACATCAATTTTTTCTCTTGGTGTTGGTTCTTCTGTTAATTCACCAGTTTCTAGATATTTTACAGTACGATATAACATCCATGGATTCCCTAAAGCTGCACGTCCAATCATAACTGCATCACAGTTAGTGTCATCTAACATTTTCTTAGCTAATTCTGGAGTCGTTACATCTCCGTTTCCTATAACTGGAATTTTAAGTTCTTTTTTAACATCTCGAATAACATCCCAGTTGGCTTTTCCACTGTACATTTGAACTTTTGTTCTACCGTGGATAGCTATTGCACTAGCTCCAGCGCGCTCTGCATTTCTTGCATTATCCATTATATAAATATGTTCATCATCCCATCCCATACGCATTTTTACAGTTACAGGCTTAGATACTGAATCTACAAGTCGAGCAATTACCTCGTATACCTTATCTGGATCAAGAAGTAATTTACTTCCAGCATCTACTTTTGTAATTTTTGGAACTGGACATCCCATATTTAAATCGATAATATCCGCTTCTGTATTTTTATCAACATACTTTGCAGCTTCTACCAAAGTATCGATTTCACCACCAAATATTTGTAAACTTAGTGGACGCTCTCTAGGATCAATATACAGCATATTCATCGTCTTTTTATTATTAAATAAAATTGCTTTATCACTAACCATTTCGGCACAAACTAATCCAGCACCAAACTCCTTAGCTGTTAGACGAAACGCAGCATTACATACACCTGCCATCGGTGCTAAAACTACTCTGTTCGGTATTTCAATTTCTCTAATTTTAAACATCTTCTATCCTTTCATTTTACAATTTTTCTTTATACAAACTAATTTTTTCTGTTATTTTGTCTAATGATTGCTTTATATTCTTACCATCAACATCTATATCTCCATACATTTCTACTAGTGGAGCTAGTACGAAATTTCTTTCATGAATATATTTATGAGGTACAATCAATCTATCATCATTAAAAACTAAATTATTATATGTAATTATATCTATATCTATCGTTCTATTTCCCCAGTGCTCTTTTCTAATACGCCCAAGTTCTAACTCTATCTTTTGAATAGTATCTAGTAGTTCATACGCTCCTAATGAAGTCTCTATTTCTATACACATATTTAGAAAGGTTTGATCAGCTACTCCACCCCATGCAGGTGTTTCGTAAATACTGCTTAGTTTTGTAATTTTAAGATTACTCGCTTCTATTTTTCTTAAAGCATCTTTTAAATACTGTTCTCGTGGCTCTATATTGGTTCCTAATGCTAGTATAATCATTATAATCCAAATCCTTCACGTGATGTTTCTACAACTACTCCACATTGTTCAAAATGATATTTTATAGGTGCAGCTGGTTTATTAATTTCTAGCTTAACATTTTCAATTTGAGGAAATTTTTCAAAAATATTTCTTAAAATTTCTCCAGCTAAGCGTTCTAATAAATTATACGTATTTGAAGTTGCAGTCTCTACCACTACATCCGCAATATCAGCATAACTTATGCTGTCTGTCATCTCATCACTGAACAACGCCTTTTTATAATCAAGCTCACACTCAATGCTAAAAATAAATTTCTGACCTAGTCTATTTTCTTCTTCAAATAACCCATGATTAGCAAATACTTCAAGATTATTTATAAATAATTTCGTCTTCATGATTAATATACCTCTCAATCATTATTTTGCTTAACTATAAAATTTTAACATATTTCGTCTTATTTCTCTAATGATTATACTTGCATATCAATAAAAAACGACTTTAAAAAAGATTTTATAACATCTCTTTTAAAGTCGTTTAAGTAAAATTCAATTTTTATTAATATTTTTACTGTGAAATTTGAAAATTTTTAATTAGTTTTTATTTCTTTTTCTTCCTAGAACGAATGCAGCAACTGCACTTAATCCAGCGAATAGAAGTGAATTAGAAGAATTTAATCCAGTTTTTGGAAGAACATTTTTCCCAGAGAAGTTTTCTCCTTTGTTTGTTTCCTCTTTTTTAGATTTAACTTGTTCAGTTGTAACTTTGCTACCTTGTTCAGCTCTTTCTTCCTTAACTTCTTTTGAATTAGCAACTTCTTGGTTTGGATTAGAAGCTACATCTTCTGAAGGTTTATTTTCTGAAACTGGTTTTACTTCAGTAGTTGGAGTAGACGCTGGACTTGTTTCAGGTGTAGTTGATACTTCTTTTTTACTGAAGTCAATTTGCACAACTACTGGATCGTGGTCAGAAGCACGTCCATGTTCTTCCATGAATGAAGCATTAATATGAACTGGAGAGAAGACTACTTTATCTTTAATATTTTTAGAAATTAAAATATTATCTAAACTTTGATTACTTCCACGGTAGAAGTATGAGTATCTGTCTCCTTGTTCATGTTCAGCCATTAAGTTAACAAGTTCATTTCCTACGATTGTTTTCACGCTATCTGAGAATTCGAAGTCATTGAAGTCACCAGTAAGAACAAATTTTAAGTTAGGATTTTGACGCAATCCTTCTTTAATGAATGCATTTAAGATTTTCGCTTCTTCTATACGTTTTGGTCTAGTATTTTCAACAGATGGTTGATTAGAACCATAAATTGCATCGTCACCTAATTTTGATTTTAAGTGGTTCGCAATTACTACGATTCTTTCACCTTTAAAATCAAATTCAGCAGCTAATGATTTTCTAACTTTTTCAAAGTGAACGCTAGTTGGATCAACTCTTGATGGATTTTTTTCAAGATGCCCATTAACGAAACGAGCAGCTTCTTCGCTTCCACCTTTCTCTTTACCGATTAATGTTACTCTATTAGGGTTATATAAGTAAGCTACCCTAATATTAGCTCCCGGTTTTCCACCGTCTTTTCCATCAACTGGAGCTATCTCAGTATATTTATAATCAGGTCCACCAAGACTTTTAATTCTTTGAGCTAATTTTTCCCCACTCTTAACTCCATCAACAGTTCCATCATTAACTCCACCATTATTATCTTGAACCTCAATAAGAGTTATGATATCAGGACTGTGAACTTCTTTTATAAATGAATTAGCAATCTTATCAACTTTCTCCTCTGGTGTTTCATCATGACCACTGTTATTTGCTGAGAAGTTTTCAATATTGTAAGAAGCAATTGTTAACTTATCTTCAGAAGGATAAATTTTAGATACTTCACGTTTTAATCCTCCATCTTGAATTGCTGGTACGCTAGATGGATCAATTTTATATGTTTTATTTTTATAAGTAACTACTCCTGTAATATTTTCATTAAAGTAGTCTTTTGCTTTTGCTACAAATTTATTCCCTACTGTAATAGGTAGTACTTCTGTATTTTGTACACCAGGACGAAGATTTACTCCACCGATGTTATTAAGTTTTTGACCTTTGTAGTCGCCTGGTAAGACATAAATATCACCTTTATATTGTGGCCCAGTAACTTTTGGTTTAGTCACTTCTACACGCATTCCCTCTAGACTTTCCCAATAATCTAAAGCTTCAGTTTCTGGATTATATTTAGTTGGTGTATTATCAACTATGTCTTTAGGCATTTTTTCAGAAATGTTTAATGCTTTTGGTAAATCCGCTTTCCCTAATTTTGTTATAGTTGCGTTAATAATTTGAGTAACTGTTAAACTTCCAGCTGGTTTTTTAAAAGTTTGACCTGGTTTTACAGAATATTCTTCCATATAACCTTCTTTAACAGTTCCTTGAACTTTTAATAAATCACCTGATTCAACTTTGTCTTTTGAAGCGACATATACCGCATCAGAAGTTTTTGGATTATTGTCTGATACTTTATCCTGAACATAGAAACCAGTTTTGTCAGTCTTAGTTACAACAACATTGTTTATTACTACTTCTTTTCCAACTAAAGGACTTTCATGGCTTTCACCTTGTACTTCCCCTATGTTTTTTACTTCTTTTGGAGCAGTAGTTTGAGGACTTGTTGTAGTCGCTCCAGTAGGTGTCACTTCATTATTTCCTGTAGTAGCCGGTGTAACTACTTCTGTTTTTACCTCAGCCGCAGAAACTTCATTGGCTTCAGCCGATAAATAAGTTGCACCTACTCCTCCTAACACTGCACTTGCTAATAATATTGATAATTTGTATTTTTTCACAATATGAACTCCTTGTATATAAGTTTATACTAATTATTTTACTATTAATCTAACTAATAAGCAACATCAATTGTTTACCCTTTTCAAAAAAATACCACTCAATAAAAACAATTATTTCCTAAACTTTGTTTTTATCGAGTGGCACCCTCATATAATATTAGCTATAAAAATTTTATTTTGATATTCTATGACTTATTAAATTTCTTTTTGAACATAGCAAGTGCAAATGATATAATAACTATTCCTATTACTCCTAAAAATACTAGCCATGTATTTTCTATACCAACTTTATCAGTCAGTACTCCATTAACTGATAATAATATTGCTACAATAATAGATTCGAAAGTATAGAATATTGAAACTACAGTTGTTCTGTTATCATCATTTTTTACTAAATATTTATGCATAAATATATTGACCTGAATACTCATCATAGTAAAGAAAATAATATACAGCATAAATAATAAAAACCTAGCATAAACATTCTGAATAAAGATAAACATTAATAACGTTCCAATATTAATAACTACAAATATATACAATACATGGAATTTTGATAACTCATTTGATAGTTTTTCATATATAAGACTTCCCAACATTCCACTAATAGAAATACCTACCCAAATATAACCAATTATATTAGTATCAAGCTTTTCAAATACCGCTTGCCATTGATTAGATGGTCCAAGATCTAAGATAGACGGAATAACGAAAAGTATCATAAGAAATACACTACTTTTCACATATAATGTTTCCTTCAGTGAGTTTTTAACCGTTCCAAATGATCCTTTTAGTTTCTCAATCGATATTTTTTGTGTAATTTCTAAGTTTTTCATAAATAAAAGTGTAATAAACAGCGAAATAATAAAAACTAGCATACTTAATATTATTGACAAACTTTTATAATAAACATACACATATTTAGCACTTATAAATCCTGCAATTGCTGAGAAAAATAATGCATACAGAGAATTTCTAGAAAGAACTTTATCAATATTTACCTCTTCATTATTTTTATTGCTTACATTTACTAACCAACTTGTTAGTGTTCCAGATTGAAACGATTCTGCAATTGCGGATAAAATCGCAGAAATATACAGTAAAATTAAACTATTGCTAAGCAATAATATTAAACCAACAACCCTAAAAACTGAACTAAGAAGAATACTATTTTTTGCCCCGATATTATCAGTTATTGCCCCGCAAGGCAGTTCTGTCATAAAAGAAGCTAACCAAAAAATTGATAAATACAACCCTACTTCAGCGAAAGAAAAATTCTTTGCTAGTAAGTAAATATATAAAATCGGATTAAAGAATGCTGTTGCTACTGTAACTAATATATTATATAGATAATAAAATTTAGTATTATTCATCTTTTTTTCCTACAACCTTATATATTCTTCCATAATTATCCCTATCTAAAAACTTATAGTCAACTAAGTATCTTCGAATAAGAGAATAATCCGAATGAATCTTCTTAATCGCTTCGTTTAATTCCTTTTCTGTAAACTCTAGTGATTTTTCTTTCAACATCTCTAAAACTATTTGAAGAACAAGAATCTTATTTTTTTCTTTTTTTGGTATTGTTATCAATTTATCATTCTTAAAATATTTTATTTTTACTTCTTCCATAGCACGCTTTCCTTTCAAATTTAAATTTTTATATACTATTATATACCAAATAAAATAAAAAACAAGTATAAAATTAACCTCTAACACAGTTTGTACTATGTTAGAGGTTTTGCAACCTAGTTTACTATTTATTTCTATTGCCCTAAGACAAAAACATCTTCAGCTTCTCTTTCTTCTTTCTTAGATCCTTTACTTAAAAATGAAATTTTATTAGCTATAATCTTAATTCTATAGTGGGTCACTCCGTCTTTATCTTTATAAACATTATTGTTTAAAGTACCCACTATATTGAGTAAACTTCCTTTTTCGCAGTATTTGGCTGTATTTTCTGCGATTTTACCAAAAGCAGTAAATTCGAAAAATTCAGTATCATAGTTCCCTTCTTTATTCTTAAAATCAGACTGAACTGCAATAGTAGCTTTAATATAACTTACTTTTTTATCACTTTCTTTTAATTCTGGTTTTTTTACTAATCTTCCTATTAAAATTACTTGATTTAACATAATTTATCCTCCCTTAAAATAGTAATCTAGATTGCTATGAAAACATTAGGAAGATTATCTTAGTCTTATTTATTGATTAAAGTAACAAAAACTTCGCCATCTTTCAAAAATTCTGCATTAATATAATTATCACCATCAAAATGTAATACCTTACCTGGTTCTACAATATGAATTTCTTCATCGTTTAAAAACACTTTAACTTCACCTTTGACACAAGTAAATACTACTAAAGCTTCTGGATGATTATGTTTAGGAATAACATCGCCTTCTTTCCCTACTTTTTTTACTAATTTAAATCTATCATGTTTTTTTAATAAACCTGCTTCTTCAAAAATTATTCCTACGCTCATATTAATTCTCCTTTATACTATATTAATATTTATTATATTTAATTTCATTATACTCCTTTTCTGCTTAGAAAACAAATGAAATTTATAACGTTAAAATTTTCTATCATAAGTTACTATTCTAAATTTTATGAGTAATACCTTCATTATAAAACACCTCAAAAATAAACTAATTTTTGAGGTATTTCTCTCTAGTATTCTATGACCTTTGATTAATGCACAACTTTCTTAGTAAGAAGGAATAAGTGGTGTGATTTCTCACTTCGATTTTCACATTCACTTACAGGGCCCTTTTACCAATCGGTGCTGTATTTGATTTGAAAACATTTCCTACTGCCTTAAAAGCGTTACTTATCGCTGCACCTGCCGCCTTAACTTTTCCAGAAACAAAACTTCCAAATTTTGCACCTTCTTGTAATGGTGTTTTATCCATACGTTTAAATCCTTCCGCGTAATAATAAGCTTTTTCTCTTACTTGCGGAGACATTTTATGAGCATCTCTATACACACCTTTTATAAATTCGTTATTAACTTCTCTATTAAAATAACCTTTTCTTTCATATCCTATATCATGAGCTCGACATAAAGCATCTAATGCATCTACTGGCTTTGGACCATTAACAATATCTCCATGTCCAGGTCCACAATAATGCCCATGTAGTTGATTTAGCTTAGCTCCTGTTCTTGTTTTTATAGCATATCTTGCAATTGCTATAGTTGGTAATTTTGATATTTCTTGTGGCGTAGCAATCTTTGTCTTAGCATTAACTGCTTTATTCGTAACATTTTTTTTTGATATGTTAGTAAGTTTAAGATTTTTCTGGGGTACAACTGATTTTTTAGTTAAATTAATTTTATTTGTTTTTCTTAAACTATTAACTTTTGAAGTTCCTTTTATAGCTGTTTTATTTTTTATACTGACAGCTTTATTCGATAATTTTCTATTCTTATTTTTTGAAATTACTTTTACTGAATTATTTTTCTTTGTACTCTGAATAGCACTCGTACTCGCTTTTTTATTTATAGAAACTTGTTTCCCTTTTGAAT
This is a stretch of genomic DNA from Gemella haemolysans. It encodes these proteins:
- a CDS encoding endonuclease/exonuclease/phosphatase family protein, with the protein product MKKYKLSILLASAVLGGVGATYLSAEANEVSAAEVKTEVVTPATTGNNEVTPTGATTTSPQTTAPKEVKNIGEVQGESHESPLVGKEVVINNVVVTKTDKTGFYVQDKVSDNNPKTSDAVYVASKDKVESGDLLKVQGTVKEGYMEEYSVKPGQTFKKPAGSLTVTQIINATITKLGKADLPKALNISEKMPKDIVDNTPTKYNPETEALDYWESLEGMRVEVTKPKVTGPQYKGDIYVLPGDYKGQKLNNIGGVNLRPGVQNTEVLPITVGNKFVAKAKDYFNENITGVVTYKNKTYKIDPSSVPAIQDGGLKREVSKIYPSEDKLTIASYNIENFSANNSGHDETPEEKVDKIANSFIKEVHSPDIITLIEVQDNNGGVNDGTVDGVKSGEKLAQRIKSLGGPDYKYTEIAPVDGKDGGKPGANIRVAYLYNPNRVTLIGKEKGGSEEAARFVNGHLEKNPSRVDPTSVHFEKVRKSLAAEFDFKGERIVVIANHLKSKLGDDAIYGSNQPSVENTRPKRIEEAKILNAFIKEGLRQNPNLKFVLTGDFNDFEFSDSVKTIVGNELVNLMAEHEQGDRYSYFYRGSNQSLDNILISKNIKDKVVFSPVHINASFMEEHGRASDHDPVVVQIDFSKKEVSTTPETSPASTPTTEVKPVSENKPSEDVASNPNQEVANSKEVKEERAEQGSKVTTEQVKSKKEETNKGENFSGKNVLPKTGLNSSNSLLFAGLSAVAAFVLGRKRNKN
- the dusB gene encoding tRNA dihydrouridine synthase DusB; the protein is MFKIREIEIPNRVVLAPMAGVCNAAFRLTAKEFGAGLVCAEMVSDKAILFNNKKTMNMLYIDPRERPLSLQIFGGEIDTLVEAAKYVDKNTEADIIDLNMGCPVPKITKVDAGSKLLLDPDKVYEVIARLVDSVSKPVTVKMRMGWDDEHIYIMDNARNAERAGASAIAIHGRTKVQMYSGKANWDVIRDVKKELKIPVIGNGDVTTPELAKKMLDDTNCDAVMIGRAALGNPWMLYRTVKYLETGELTEEPTPREKIDVCLLHLRRLMEIKPEKVAVHEMRKHAAYYMKGIKGGAKVKKELNTLNSYAEMENLFGEFLDYLESGVAALKKEIII
- a CDS encoding pyruvate kinase, with amino-acid sequence MTRKAKIIATLGNSTEELLEYIIENGADAILIDNYYGCAEECDFRINKIKELREKLNKNTAIIYDLDHIYAESKYKLIKIEENNVHFACQNDVDFVACPFVSNLDEIRKVKSILQANEKKDIGLIVKIDCKEAYENIDEIIQFADSIMINRDELGMELPYQNLPSIQKEIIRKANDSTKEVILTTQMLHSMIYNPRPTRAEVSDVANAIIDGVDAIMLIEETAIGNYPKEALETVDRIITYIENQDIVKDDDSEEYKHHKMNIAHAISLSTKYLLDSVDVNNIVTYTKSGSTAKFIARYRPKVPILAVVPTKQKARKLALTRGVTTFIEEKTLSMEEMLNCAPNFSKESGLAKEGDLILITAGQPDLGKDNVPPTDFVNIRQV
- a CDS encoding DUF2087 domain-containing protein, which codes for MEEVKIKYFKNDKLITIPKKEKNKILVLQIVLEMLKEKSLEFTEKELNEAIKKIHSDYSLIRRYLVDYKFLDRDNYGRIYKVVGKKDE
- the srtB gene encoding class B sortase, LPKTxAVK-specific, with product MKNSKSILRNILKYLLLVVILIGGSYGAYSYFNSSTSSTESQVQINKKETKKQEEKYVVDKAEKEYLEKKFNELKAINKEVIGYMYVPGDGKDSLKEPMLQTTNNSKYLEYGLDNKPAPYIGAVFMDYENQPDLTKSDVKWVFGHARAGIEEKKITLDTRVFNNMNWFGKKDYFDSHRVIVMETSERKYYYEVTGVKVVNEFTNLYQIPTTSDKKGEFIKLFKEGAKNWLENSKISGEDNMTVFCTCRLDDVALRTLVLARQVPDNELKEFLEKNKELLNS
- the folK gene encoding 2-amino-4-hydroxy-6-hydroxymethyldihydropteridine diphosphokinase, which gives rise to MIILALGTNIEPREQYLKDALRKIEASNLKITKLSSIYETPAWGGVADQTFLNMCIEIETSLGAYELLDTIQKIELELGRIRKEHWGNRTIDIDIITYNNLVFNDDRLIVPHKYIHERNFVLAPLVEMYGDIDVDGKNIKQSLDKITEKISLYKEKL
- the folB gene encoding dihydroneopterin aldolase, which translates into the protein MKTKLFINNLEVFANHGLFEEENRLGQKFIFSIECELDYKKALFSDEMTDSISYADIADVVVETATSNTYNLLERLAGEILRNIFEKFPQIENVKLEINKPAAPIKYHFEQCGVVVETSREGFGL
- a CDS encoding single-stranded DNA-binding protein; translation: MLNQVILIGRLVKKPELKESDKKVSYIKATIAVQSDFKNKEGNYDTEFFEFTAFGKIAENTAKYCEKGSLLNIVGTLNNNVYKDKDGVTHYRIKIIANKISFLSKGSKKEEREAEDVFVLGQ
- a CDS encoding MFS transporter; this translates as MKLNSFAKFSLLSISILLMSHLAISPVIPNLYNFYHTNNPNIGLASIESLATIPAMMITIFVLLSNGVIKLIGKKNTVLLGLLLIFIFGIVPAFTTNFKVVLISRLLLGAGIGLFNSLSISMISDFFDEEHRGTMIGLRTAFLNIGKALTTFISGYLLIYGIQYTFLVYALALPIFIIFLLFVPNSENVNNKKVSIKFHKETIVLTLLTFLVGISYMGATIKIPTLLAEKYHYQPDVARNLLTILALSGILSGVIFGILVKRFKNLTLPIMLSFMTIGGILFALTNNIIIFYIAAIFIGISFVGTMSFNFFYISNKLDNKFINFATSVILVGGNIGVILTPVVLTKIPEALHLEKYTTPFFITTALMLISTLVSYAVLRNKK
- a CDS encoding MFS transporter produces the protein MNNTKFYYLYNILVTVATAFFNPILYIYLLAKNFSFAEVGLYLSIFWLASFMTELPCGAITDNIGAKNSILLSSVFRVVGLILLLSNSLILLYISAILSAIAESFQSGTLTSWLVNVSNKNNEEVNIDKVLSRNSLYALFFSAIAGFISAKYVYVYYKSLSIILSMLVFIISLFITLLFMKNLEITQKISIEKLKGSFGTVKNSLKETLYVKSSVFLMILFVIPSILDLGPSNQWQAVFEKLDTNIIGYIWVGISISGMLGSLIYEKLSNELSKFHVLYIFVVINIGTLLMFIFIQNVYARFLLFMLYIIFFTMMSIQVNIFMHKYLVKNDDNRTTVVSIFYTFESIIVAILLSVNGVLTDKVGIENTWLVFLGVIGIVIISFALAMFKKKFNKS
- a CDS encoding cupin domain-containing protein, encoding MSVGIIFEEAGLLKKHDRFKLVKKVGKEGDVIPKHNHPEALVVFTCVKGEVKVFLNDEEIHIVEPGKVLHFDGDNYINAEFLKDGEVFVTLINK